Part of the Streptomyces sp. NBC_01353 genome, GGTCGCCCGGACCTGGACGCGGGAACCCCCGCCCGCTGGGTCGCGGGAGACGAGGTCTACGGCGACAACCCGCACCGTCGGGCATCGCTTGAAGACCGACGGACCGGCTATGTCCTGGCCGTGTCCAGCACCCACCCTCTCGTCACCCACGCCGGGAAGTCCAGGCGAAGGCCCTCGCCGCGCGGATCCCCAAGCGGGCCTGGCAGCTCCTCTCGGCCGGTGCGGGCGCGAAGGGCGAGCGGTATCACGACGGAACCGAGGTCGACATCCACAGCCAGTCGGGAGCCTCGGCCACTGGCGCCTGCTGGTCCGCCGCAACCGCCGAACAGGCGAACTCGCCTTCTTCTGCTGCTTCTCGCCTGGCACCGATGGGTCACCCTCGCGATGCTTGCCCACGCCTTCCTCACCGTCACCGCAGCCGCCGAACGCCGTAACCGCCCGCCCCTCATGGCCTGATTCCCTTGACCGGCAACGAAATCCAGCACTTGGGTGGTGGCAGTGACGGGTCGTCGGCCGGGTGTGTCTGTGCCGGTGGTGTGACGTGGGGGTGTGATCGTCACTGACCCTGGAGTGGTTTTTGGCTTACGTTGACGGCCCGGTGGCCGACCTCAGTTTGGCTTGCGCCACACGGAGATGTGCTTCGCGGAGTCCTGGGTGAACGGCGCCCCATCCCAGTCTGCGACGCGACGTTCCATCTCGAGCCCAGCGATCCGTGCCATCAGGTCGAGCTCTGCCGGCCAGGCGTAGCGGTGCCGGGAGTTGTCGCGACGATACCGGCCGTCGTCGCCGTCGCGGGTGAAGTGGTGCGAGACGAGAATCTGCTCGACGAGGTCGAAGGTGTCGAAGCCGACATGCTGCTCGGAGACGTCGAACGGCACCGCGACCTGGCCGGGCGGCAGGAACCGCAGCGGCGGCACGCCCAGCTCGATGACGAATCGGCCGCCGGGCTCCAGATGACGTGCGGCGTTGCGGAAGCACTCGACCTGCTCGTCCTGCGTGAGCAGGTTCGTGATGGTGTTGTAGACGAGATAGACCAGGGTGAACTCGCCGGGAACGACGGTGGTGGCCATGTCCCCGATGACTACCGGGAGCGTGTCCTCGTCGATCTTGCGCCGCAGCACCGCTGCCATGTGCTCGGACAGTTCGATGCCCACTACCGGCAGGCCG contains:
- a CDS encoding class I SAM-dependent methyltransferase, whose translation is MTSSELWTRATADRYDAEETETSSAAVLGPTLAFLAELAGDGRALEFAIGTGRVGVPLRERGLPVVGIELSEHMAAVLRRKIDEDTLPVVIGDMATTVVPGEFTLVYLVYNTITNLLTQDEQVECFRNAARHLEPGGRFVIELGVPPLRFLPPGQVAVPFDVSEQHVGFDTFDLVEQILVSHHFTRDGDDGRYRRDNSRHRYAWPAELDLMARIAGLEMERRVADWDGAPFTQDSAKHISVWRKPN